In one window of Macadamia integrifolia cultivar HAES 741 chromosome 2, SCU_Mint_v3, whole genome shotgun sequence DNA:
- the LOC122071907 gene encoding glycine-rich RNA-binding protein GRP1A-like → MASADVEFRCFVGGLAWVTDDQALERAFSQYGEIIESKIISDRETGRSRGFGFVTFRDEQSMRDAIEGMNGQDLDGRNITVNQAQTRGGGGGGGGGYRSGGGGGYGGGGGGYGRREGGGGYSRGGGGGGYSRGGDRGYGGDGGSYRSGGGGGGGWRS, encoded by the exons ATGGCCTCTGCAGATGTTGAGTTCAGATGCTTCGTTGGTGGCCTTGCATGGGTAACCGATGACCAAGCTCTCGAGAGGGCTTTCAGTCAATACGGCGAGATTATTGAATCAAAG ATTATCAGCGATCGTGAGACTGGTAGATCTAGGGGATTTGGCTTCGTTACTTTCCGCGATGAACAATCGATGAGGGATGCCATTGAGGGGATGAACGGCCAGGATCTCGACGGTAGAAATATTACAGTCAACCAGGCCCAGACCagaggtggtggtggcggcggaGGTGGTGGTTACCGCAGCGGTGGTGGCGGCGGCTATggtggcggcggcggcggcTATGGACGCCGTGAGGGAGGTGGTGGATATAGCcgcggtggcggtggtggtggataCAGCCGCGGTGGTGATCGTGGCTATGGAGGTGATGGAGGTAGTTACCGCAGCGGTGGTGGCGGCGGCGGTGGCTGGAGAAGCTAG
- the LOC122089286 gene encoding protein RADIALIS-like 3 encodes MASSSLSGSNWTPRQNKLFEEALARHDRDTPDRWHNIAREVGGGKTAEEVRRHYESLEHDVRSIESGQVAIPNYRNTGGSRS; translated from the coding sequence ATGGCATCCAGCTCCCTTTCTGGCTCGAATTGGACTCCCAGGCAAAACAAGTTGTTTGAGGAGGCATTGGCTAGGCATGACAGGGACACCCCCGACCGCTGGCACAATATTGCCAGGGAAGTGGGTGGTGGGAAGACAGCAGAGGAAGTGAGGAGACATTATGAGTCCCTCGAACATGACGTCAGGAGTATCGAATCTGGCCAAGTGGCTATTCCCAATTACAGGAACACTGGAGGGAGCAGGAGCTAA
- the LOC122065102 gene encoding 60S ribosomal protein L32-1-like yields the protein MAVPLLTKKIAKKHVKQFKRSQSDRKVSVKPSWSRPKGIDSRVTRKFKGCTLMPNIGYGSDKKTRHYLPNGFKKFLVHKVKELEVLMMQNRTNCAEIAHNVFTSKRKEIVERAAQLDVVVTNKLARLQSQGVEIVCNSDFAQFLKIPSSGGDTC from the exons ATGGCTGTTCCTCTGCTGACCAAGAAGATTGCAAAGAAGCATGTCAAGCAGTTCAAGAGGTCCCAGAGTGACCGGAAGGTCTCTGTGAAGCCAAGCTGGAGTAGACCCAAAGGTATTGATTCTCGAGTGACGAGGAAGTTTAAGGGCTGCACTTTGATGCCCAACATAGGGTATGGCTCAGACAAGAAGACCCGTCATTACCTTCCCAATGGCTTCAAGAAATTTCTGGTGCACAAGGTCAAGGAATTGGAAGTGTTGATGATGCAAAACAGGACAAACTGTGCAGAAATCGCACACAATGTCTTCAcgagtaaaaggaaagaaattgtTGAGCGTGCTGCCCAGCTGGATGTTGTTGTTACCAACAAACTGGCCAGGTTGCAGAGCcaaggggttgaaatcgtctgcaattctgatttCGCACAATTCCTTAAAATACcatcttcagggggtgacacgt GTTGA
- the LOC122091260 gene encoding uncharacterized protein LOC122091260, which produces MDSQKGQFQPQPPSSNTTPPITSCRKKKSDDATFLEDLKDHIDEFIHASMDEHKTCFKKTMKKMFGMSKIVAEKSSEAKEVESIIPLRTTVAD; this is translated from the exons ATGGACTCCCAAAAAGGTCAGTTTCAACCACAACCACCTTCTTCTAATACAACCCCACCAATAACTTCTTGTCGAAAAAAGAAGTCAGACGATGCTACTTTCTTGGAAGATTTAAAGGATCATATTGATGAGTTCATTCATGCATCTATGGATGAACACAAAACCTGTTTTAAGAAGACCATGAAAAAG ATGTTTGGAATGTCAAAGATCGTTGCAGAAAAGAGTTCAGAAGCAAAAGAAGTTGAAAGTATTATTCCCCTTCGGACAACTGTAGCTGACTAG